The genomic region tataaataCGCTTGGTTTTGtacctagataaaaaaatacaaaaatatgtgaCATACTCAAAAATCCACGGAAATCCGAGCACTGATTATTCAGAATAAGATGACAGACGCTCTGAAACCATTTGAACTTCATATTTCTTCTATTCAGGCCACAGGCAATTTTATGATAATCATTGCAATGGTAGGGATCACAGTAATCCATCCAGGCTGGGTCATATTTCTGTCTGAAGCGATTCTTCCAAGTCGGGGGCATTTCTGGCTTCTTGATTATGTCTGGAATTTTATGGAAATGGGTGAAATTAGGTTACAATAAATGGGTGCGGGATtattggggctgcgggattgttcgcgcgagttaccgcggccctggtacataaaaggcctacgacggaactcgacggtttttagtcagtaagagtctgacactcggaggggtcatttgatgatttttgctaTCGCTAAAAAAAGGGGTATACAAACATCGTCCTGCCCTATTTGCTTGCCTTACCTGCCCATAGTGAACCCAGCTGTAAAACTCACGAGGCTCTAGCGACCGACTGTTGGCGGTATAACCACCACACAACACAGCACCGAGAGCCTTACTTTATTTCTAACTATTCAAATATATTAAgggttgaaaaatatttgcactTCTTGTATTTTGAGAGAGCGAAGTCTTTTGAAATACCTACGTTAAAAGCCTCATCatgcatcctccgagccttttcccaggcttccagtctaaccggatgtagcggGAAGCGTCATCATACCTACTCCGGAAAATATACTTACTCCGATATCGATCCCTTATAAAGTTAGGATTATCTCGTTTTGGCGAAATTCTGCGAAAAATAACAACAACTGCATTATAAACTTGATAGGTACACTACAGAAGTAtctcttagacaccaatgactgtgctTCGGAGggtacgttaaactgtaggtcccggctgtcatttgaacatcatcGTCGTCATTTCAACATGCTAATTTACTTCGCAAAGAgccaaaaaacattattttcaacatCTTTTTATCTACGAATTCGATGTGCTCCAAAATGTAATGCTGGAGGGTAggaattaggtagcaactctggcTGAAAAGTaaactcaatacttttgcgcCGTTTCTTCATTCTAGGAGAAGTGAAAGCCATCCTGATATCAAAATGGCTGTCAAGTCACCTCTATCTAGATAGAGGCAGCATCTaaatgctgaatatcttcaaaatcgCGACGGTAACAATATTGGTAGctactaatggtagctggtaacAATCAGGTAGCAACTCTATGTCTTTCGAGGGGATCGTGAAGAGTGACAGAGATTCTGACAATAACGgctattagaaataaaaaaaaaatactgactttGACGGACCCTGGTCTCAATGAATTCGGACAATCGGTAGGTTATAccaatatatattataataggtagataccaatatataataggtaggtaccaatatataatataataggtaggtTATACATACCTATTCTACTGTAAATACTTACACAGACTCAGGTACGATTTTCACCAGTTTTGGTTTTTCCGTAGTCGTCTGATTACCAGTCATATCTAGaagtcaaaaataaatctatatacTAAGGtaataagataatattttttttctttgtttatttgtaggtactaggtacccTGAACGCTCCGAAACTATttaaacgatttgaaaaaatatctttcactgttgtaaagctacactcttcctgagtaacattgGCTATCATCGGTAAGCAcattaatgtcggtcctgcttgtgatctctctccggtggtgtcggattgtcgtcccatcgcgctatgagagtgaaggaatagtgagtgcacctgtgtccaagcaaatgctcgtgcactataggtaatatgtcctgcgcagctggctgatatccttatacgagaacagccgccgtggccgaaatcggctttggacgccattattttatcccggtacaggcagtagttaccacgggacgcgggtgaaaccgcaataAAAAGTTAGTTAGATTTAAGTTTACTTACATACAGCGATAATTAACTCGGAAAATATCAGTAGAAAGATCTGTAGTTCCATATTGACTTTCTAAATCTGATTGATTgcaagattttttcaataataatttaatgactGACATAAGATTCAGTTCAGTTGAAATCAATTAATTAGAGcggtttaatttagtttttattaactaCGATTTGTTGATTAAACGATTAACTTTAGTGTTGCCAGGTTTGTATTTCTA from Helicoverpa armigera isolate CAAS_96S chromosome 31, ASM3070526v1, whole genome shotgun sequence harbors:
- the LOC110382820 gene encoding uncharacterized protein LOC110382820 gives rise to the protein MELQIFLLIFSELIIAVYMTGNQTTTEKPKLVKIVPESVISPKRDNPNFIRDRYRNIIKKPEMPPTWKNRFRQKYDPAWMDYCDPYHCNDYHKIACGLNRRNMKFKWFQSVCHLILNNQCSDFRGFLKYDLIADRFCRAYVMFLRAGCPLTSECDDELDPVCAMSSKRGHIVLFKNQCYMDAVNCQNETLTEYEPVFMDYCKQPLLDSVKTKIIES